From a region of the Acinetobacter calcoaceticus genome:
- the ung gene encoding uracil-DNA glycosylase produces MQLTEQQQDKLSKVQLEESWKISLAPFLLSPQMDNLRDFLFQEKQAQKIIYPPSKQIFSALNTTPLADVKVVILGQDPYHGPNQANGLSFSVQKGIALPPSLRNIFHELHTDLGIPAPRHGDLTKWAKQGVLLLNSVLTVEAGQPTSHQKQGWEAFTDEVIDVLNEQREHVVFILWGAYAQRKGQRINRDRHLVLTAAHPSPLAANRGGFFGCKVFSKTNQYLKQHGIEPIDWQLDA; encoded by the coding sequence ATGCAATTAACTGAGCAACAGCAAGATAAACTCAGTAAAGTTCAATTAGAAGAAAGCTGGAAAATATCTTTAGCACCTTTTTTGTTAAGCCCTCAAATGGATAATTTGCGCGATTTCTTATTTCAAGAGAAACAAGCACAAAAAATAATATATCCACCGAGTAAACAAATCTTTAGTGCTTTAAATACGACACCATTGGCTGATGTGAAGGTCGTTATTCTGGGACAAGATCCATATCATGGACCGAACCAAGCGAATGGGTTAAGTTTCTCTGTTCAAAAAGGTATTGCATTACCACCATCTTTACGTAATATTTTTCATGAATTACATACAGATTTGGGTATTCCAGCTCCTCGTCATGGTGATTTAACGAAATGGGCTAAACAAGGGGTGCTTTTACTGAACAGCGTGCTTACTGTTGAGGCTGGACAGCCAACTTCACATCAAAAGCAAGGTTGGGAAGCATTTACTGATGAAGTCATTGATGTTTTGAATGAGCAAAGAGAACATGTGGTATTTATTTTGTGGGGTGCTTATGCACAGCGCAAAGGACAACGTATAAATAGAGATAGACACTTGGTTTTAACCGCCGCACATCCATCACCTCTTGCCGCAAACAGAGGAGGTTTTTTTGGATGTAAAGTGTTCTCAAAAACAAATCAATATTTGAAACAACATGGCATTGAGCCCATAGACTGGCAATTGGACGCATGA
- a CDS encoding 6-pyruvoyl trahydropterin synthase family protein, translated as MLIRKLFKFENAHIVRNCTSDRCKRSIHGHSYKVELLLKASKLDHGQMVYDFGLLKGVIKDLIDSFDHAICFWEKDDSQYIDACQTFSARWISLPVSPSAEQFSRIFFYLAQQVLQSTNTQNGEGDVEVYSVIVHETDTGYAQSFIEDIQNEQMGILSLDGIVFSEQIQIEWANPQMYEDLKKGMKFNNPQVDLQVEV; from the coding sequence ATGTTAATTCGTAAATTATTTAAGTTTGAAAATGCACATATTGTACGTAACTGTACATCGGATCGTTGTAAGCGATCAATTCATGGACATAGCTACAAAGTCGAATTATTGCTTAAAGCTTCGAAATTAGATCATGGACAAATGGTTTATGATTTTGGGCTTTTAAAAGGAGTAATAAAAGACCTTATTGATAGCTTTGATCATGCAATCTGTTTTTGGGAAAAAGATGATTCTCAATATATTGATGCTTGTCAGACTTTTAGTGCTCGTTGGATTTCTTTACCTGTTTCGCCATCCGCTGAACAGTTCTCTCGTATTTTCTTTTATCTAGCTCAGCAAGTTTTGCAATCAACAAACACTCAAAATGGGGAAGGTGATGTTGAGGTTTATTCAGTTATTGTTCATGAGACCGATACTGGATATGCTCAAAGCTTTATTGAGGATATTCAAAACGAACAAATGGGGATTTTAAGTCTTGATGGAATTGTTTTCTCAGAACAAATTCAGATAGAGTGGGCAAATCCGCAAATGTATGAAGACTTGAAAAAAGGGATGAAGTTTAATAATCCTCAAGTTGATTTGCAAGTCGAAGTGTAA